tttaaacgataataatttatgagtaaacatataagcataaagttctcacaaaaagatcaatttaaaaaccttacatttatacataggaaagtatatatagactgaacattaattttcgtttaagtgacattctgaaagtttatgaaacagctatttttagtaacttaaatggccgaaaagtgtaagtgaaacaccaagtcgattctatctcgtcagttcttgttcaggttagatatttgcttcataatctattcagattaaatgttaaccgatgatcagattttgatgaaacttgacagaaatgttccttgggtggtcattaaccaaaatttgttaaatggttccagtccactgcacaccatggctgccagagctaaaaaataaaaaaaaactttatacgacttgtcgtcgaaaccgatgaccttttttcgataaaacttgacagaaatgtttgtttggtgctcctttactcaaattgcccaaatcatttcggtccactgcacaacatggcagccagagttattaaagtaaaaattttttttaaataacttctcctcaaaaattgatgattgtatttctatgaaacttgacgaaaatgttcgttaggtggtctttgcttgaaccttttggccagtggagcgcaggcactgatgtgcctcttgttgaTTACCTCCTCCTCCCCTCCTCCTCCTATGCGGTTTGATTATAGaatattcttatttcattttatttacattttttcctTTTCATGATTtctatgtttaacttttatttcctttatgtaaaacctacatttgtatatatattggttCTTAACACTTATGGGGCGGTTTTATCCACCCAGATATGATCTTTTggaaaaactacatgtatatatatataatagtttagaacacttttatggcattttgaataaatgcccttttttcattcaatcaacGTGTTTGTTTTTCCCTTCGTCCATACTAGTTCGCCTTAGACTGGTTTTTCATTCTACCTAACCatggtcaatatataaatggCCCGAATtgggaacccggaagtgacattaaataacagttacatgccagctatacagtattaccttgtattctatagtatgagcagaaatggtttattggagttatgcataaaaagtttcagttctaagcgattgaacactcccccttatgaataataatgtaatagttgacaagtgacaatcgagggtgataccaatctgtaacttttgcattgctcaaacattcacatgctttgatttttgttcttacagaaattgtggaacatgttcacacactctggctgtaaaagaagacctgggaggaaaattgcccccggtgtggggctcgaactcacaaccaccagaacactatcccggcgctctaaccaactaagctgaccgggcagctggttctaacccacacacactaccctccccccatttaccggttaaggctggtggagggTCTCCTCCTTtttaccgttgacaccattaaagtattctgattgatggagataaggaagtccccttattattgtcttcaacaagcctaccgcAACAGGAGACCTAGCATAAGACcggaacccccccccccccacacacacacgatatttgccagtccaggcaatgtcaaccgcaagagaaaaccagtgatgacaagttttacaaataatcggtaggacctattttaaagctttttataacatttagttttactttgctttacaaaagtaatggactatttgtccagagaaaaacaacaaccacaaaacattagctattatcttgtcaatatttcattatgatatacatggaagcaaacatcaaaggcagtaacatcaaaggcagtagcatttacagctagtattaaaatatttaacaatacatgtaactgatttattttaatattggcatcttttatttatttcaggaaagtgtggtcttttgaagagagttcttgaagttgttcagcatgttgttttgatggattcttggaaggatgtacctctatgatgttagcttcagGTCTGGAttataacaccagttgttgcatatttaatatcagatttattaaatacattgttgttttgcaaacattacttaaactttgatatttctttggtgtttatgtatgatattgtaggtgaatatctctttattgcaatggcaaatatattttaaaatatatagcattagcagaagttatttttcactgttaaagctgcactttcacagattgatcactttgacaacttacacaggatttgattgcatttatcagattttggctcggagaagttcttaatttaaagaatgtcaaaataagccgattctgagacaaaaagtgtcaaactagaattctgtgagagtgcaactttaagaatactgttaatcgagtgtgcatgtgatccggactctgaacattggatgaactatcattaaatattgtagatttacgtaaatggcccaaaatataagaataacaatgaaaatatgtacatgtttaacttgttctttattcataataagtctaagtctttacagcacatgtttggcggaatcaagttctaatgaacataataattgatttaaatgtgcaatgaaataaattgttttatacagaaaataataccttaacgattcagaccgatctgttctcgttttgttttttttggtggctcaaatatttatctgagttttggaggaggcctagctggtgtgagctggtcaaatacagtagctgcttgggggtcagggttttcttgattggatttcccgtcgacaaagtgctgatatgaaaataagaaatctatgaaatgtgtcggaatgacagctacaaaagccattgtttacataggaaccatacgagtagatgagattcggaagcatgcgatggttcggacaaaaatttagttgtacgatatttcctgatttactttgaaagcaaagcagtttataaaaactacataacggtatcaacaaaaatacctctatcttgaatgaaatcaatcgtgtccatgttgaacctgatattaaatggccattaataccgatttgacaacacaagccaaagcataaatgcacgatgtttatagtttaaaaatagtaacacttatttaggtcatgcacggacaatttcagtattaaataaattttgagcggattgaaataagtagttttgttcaaaaaaatacttttgtacagacgtatagatgtttcgccgttgaacgatctttcaaaatttccaagttcagctgtagatgaggtcttccacagagtctgatacagcacttgtatttttctaaataactcgctggtttcgaatacggaacgaattggaagccatctttagtcggcctggctaccttgtatccaattacaagtccatgacaacacctttttaccataatacttaaaaaggcgaggaattgccagagcatgtatatgacggactctggtcagtttgacggacaaaatggcggatagcaacacggcttatcagccctgcattctgattggctgataggacctgtcaaacaaatcctgtcgtaaggtcaattgaagaatgtcgtctgtagcatcatgatAACCATGTCTTAAGGCAATATTTATAACGATTATTAAtaatttctcgcttcaaatgttaccataaaacagttttcacccACCTTTcgagaaataatgcttcattctcattagaactatttaactattaaaataatCGGAATCACTGCACGAATATCCataacaaccacgaattatcaaatatccatGCGCAATTGTTTTCACTAAGTACAAAAGAGTTCcaggaaaacaacaacacatttttacttaattttgtttaactgaggtgggagaaaaagcatctaccatagccgctcgtgtaagataggttcatcccgaccctcgcgcagggtgatttgcggaaactcggtaaacctcgtttccgcaacgctcgggtcggaatgaacctatctaacactctcggccatggaagatacttataatcaaaCAATAAGATTAGACATGTAATACTgttaaacataaatctaaaaattTGAAACAACATGAAATCCTAAAAACATGAGAAAAACATGAAgcaaattaaaatgatgaaatgatgAGATTGGAtatgaatataatgaaatgaTGATAATcattaacacaataaaaatgaaaaataactttgTGAAAACATTTCAAGTCATCAAGAAATTATATggtttttttacagtttttataaacatattctctgatagaatgtgttgataaataccttggatttatttttttataaaaataacaaatactaagagtaaaaaaaacacttaagcAACCGTTAAAGAACCATGAGTTGtattcaacaacatttttttttgctgtataatattttttctttgtaatttttaccaaactatttaaacaacatattctCTTGAGAGATAATacttttaaatggtttaaaaatatataaaaaaattatgttatgtggtaaaatgagtagAGTCTGAGATTGGGATTTGACTTTAGTTTTAGTGTGGTTTTGGGCCAGCAGAGGAAACATTAAAGGCCGCCCTTCACGtatacattaattataaaagGGAAATCTTATGATATTGGAATAGTAAATTTTActcaaattaatatttattttttaataatttattaaaatgatacagAAGTTGACAGcgtaaaaacagtttaaaaaaaaactttttagaATAAAGATATCAGCTGCCTTTTGTGTAGCTGAATTTATAGAAGCCTTGTTGGGCATGTTCTGATATGTCGTAATATGCACGAACTTTCGTTACTTGATCGCTTCGCTCGCATATTATTtcttgcttgcttgcttgcaCATGTCTGCATAATGTACCAGGAAATCGGTTACTATTTGTATGATTATTCCAAACACTGATATTtacgtataaaaaaatatgaatttccCCAGACAGTAATGCACAAACACTTCTATGTACATATCACaatgcgtgtgtgcgtgtgttaaAACTGATTATCGTAATATATGTCACAATGCATTGTCCATCTAACCAGAAAAGGTTAAAAGGTTATAAATATACACCCTAAAATGCATGGTCAACATACAGCTCGGACAAGGATAATTTCAACCTCAAACCTCTAACCTTGATCTTGACATTTTAGGTgcagacctgggtcttgtgcgCGACACGCCACTCGTCATGATTAACCTTCATGTCAGGATACAGCCTGGACAAATTCAATCCATGGATATTCGGGCTAAAATTGCGTCATTTAACCCTCACAATcattttaataagaataaaaataatcatagaTAAAACACCCATTTGTGTTTCATTgcttattggaaaaaaatattaaacaaaactgcaTCATGTATTGCGATCGTAAATGGTAGTgtcatttgaagaaaaacttAACGTGAAACAGTTGTAATTTAAGGCCATAAAAATCACATCTTcatttcaaaacacttcataCATTCTGCACATGTGAAGCAGTTGAACAGGCTGAATTATATATTGATTCAAAATAGGATGATAAATTTGTGATTGGTTTTGCCGATTTTACTAATCTATTTCTAAGTAGTTCTGAGAGCCCATCGCGCCCAGAACAGCGGTACGTTTCTTGTAGCAGCCTCCCGTCCAGTCCAGTACCGGCCAATTCTTTTGCTGTGGTTTTTGCTAGTACCTTTTCATTAACATACCTATCATATGTCGGCAGGAACTCGATTTCATTCTTAAGTTTGTTAAGTTTATTATGAGCTTCTTGTAAGAGCGTAATCTGAAGCTTCTTCGGTAGATCGTCGACTGTTTGTAGCAGGTCTGCAAGGGCAGCAACATCATCGTTGGCGTTGTGAGCATTGAAGTCTTGTTTCAATATATCCTTGATGATAGCAGATAATTTGTAGCTTGAATGTCCTGGAAAGACTTCTTTGCATAACTTTAAACTATCCGCAAAACCATGAATGTGCGAATGGCTTACACTACAATGCAGGAAGCTATTTAGTATTATTCTTGTGTCAAAAGCTGCATTGTGTGCAATCAGGACAGGGTTGTTAAATTTCTTCAACCACTCGGAAAACGACGACAGGCCAGTTAACGTGTCTGTAGATTCAACCGGTgtcatgttataaaacatttgctcTCCACGAATAGTGATTTCGGTGATGGATGTAATTTTTGGCGGAATATAGCCACCGGCGGGTCTGATGTATGTAGAAAAGGTATCACCAGTATCCAAATGCTTAGCTGACAGCTGAATTATGTCACTGTTGTGTGCTGGAAATAGAGTTATTAAACGGGAATAATAATGACCAAGTTATAAGGcctttatataaaatgttgGCTTTACAACATgttaatgttattgttgttgttttttgaaaattacacaaaatgtTAAGGTGATATATCATTGTGGTACCTAATCCAGTTGTCTCAAGATCAAAAACTATGAGAGTATCTGGTAGGGGGGCAGACATGGGCGCTATACTTGGGGGAAGAAGTGGGGTCGGGATTTCAACTATGTCTTCTGGTGCTATGTCGTCTACTGAATGGATTGCGGTTGCGTATGTTATCTCCTGGTTTACTTCAGCAGA
The Mya arenaria isolate MELC-2E11 chromosome 12, ASM2691426v1 DNA segment above includes these coding regions:
- the LOC128211641 gene encoding DNA polymerase III PolC-type-like, whose amino-acid sequence is MGTEARLSTGVQTCEFSTHNSDIIQLSAKHLDTGDTFSTYIRPAGGYIPPKITSITEITIRGEQMFYNMTPVESTDTLTGLSSFSEWLKKFNNPVLIAHNAAFDTRIILNSFLHCSVSHSHIHGFADSLKLCKEVFPGHSSYKLSAIIKDILKQDFNAHNANDDVAALADLLQTVDDLPKKLQITLLQEAHNKLNKLKNEIEFLPTYDRYVNEKVLAKTTAKELAGTGLDGRLLQETYRCSGRDGLSELLRNRLVKSAKPITNLSSYFESIYNSACSTASHVQNV